From one Verrucomicrobiales bacterium genomic stretch:
- a CDS encoding glucose 1-dehydrogenase — translation MFSLTNRISLVTGAGSGIGAAIAETYARAGAFVFVSDRDEKAGRETLARIWQSGGAGDFVECDVAQEADANRALQQVMAFQGRLDILVNNAGIGHVGTILQTTAADLDRLHAVNVRGVFNMSKAFLPGMLSRKQGVIVNLASIGGVVGIRDRLAYCASKFAVVGITKAMALDHARDGVRINCICPGRVETPFVAARLQEYPDPQKAYEEMASTQALGRMGRPDEIAAAALYLASDEASFITGTDFIIDGGWSAGK, via the coding sequence ATGTTTTCTCTTACGAACCGAATCTCCTTGGTGACGGGCGCTGGCAGTGGCATTGGTGCCGCAATCGCGGAAACCTATGCCCGAGCTGGGGCGTTCGTCTTCGTGTCGGATCGCGATGAAAAGGCCGGGCGCGAGACCTTGGCTCGGATCTGGCAATCGGGCGGGGCCGGGGACTTTGTGGAGTGCGACGTCGCTCAGGAAGCGGACGCCAACCGGGCGCTGCAGCAGGTGATGGCCTTCCAAGGTCGCCTGGATATTCTGGTGAACAACGCGGGCATCGGTCACGTAGGCACCATTCTGCAAACCACCGCCGCCGACCTGGATCGGTTGCATGCGGTCAACGTTCGGGGGGTTTTCAATATGTCGAAGGCTTTCCTGCCCGGGATGCTCTCGCGTAAGCAGGGAGTCATCGTGAATCTGGCCTCGATCGGCGGGGTAGTTGGAATTCGTGATCGACTGGCCTACTGTGCCTCGAAGTTTGCGGTGGTGGGGATTACCAAAGCGATGGCCCTGGACCACGCCCGCGACGGTGTCCGCATCAACTGCATTTGTCCCGGACGCGTGGAGACACCCTTCGTGGCCGCTCGGCTCCAGGAATATCCCGACCCCCAAAAGGCGTATGAGGAGATGGCCTCGACTCAAGCGCTGGGCCGCATGGGCCGCCCGGACGAGATTGCAGCAGCTGCACTCTATTTGGCTTCGGATGAGGCCTCCTTCATCACAGGTACCGATTTCATCATCGATGGCGGTTGGAGTGCGGGTAAGTAG
- a CDS encoding response regulator, with protein sequence MQANAPTVEPPSLHLSDLLLVNAREEDAELWLQHLKDSGWQGKATLLTNPADIHASCQRHIYHAILLDQAHPLLTSHLTAELLRRLGGHPPVILVTDAPGETGALEGLAHGAFDYVFRSCLSRLPIATRRAVETTDLRLNLAGTDDQLAEAEQRFQALAELNPAGMAIESADGIMYANQALADLLNAPTPLDILGKSLLSWVSNEARDSLLQQLGHPISSQAPLVQDLTLSTVDGVPLEARLYATEIGYHGQPSRLYLLEDRREQRRVATAISNLATFAQENPNPILMFGSDGRLTYYNDAALEMAKSFGREHPAACLPPQVPALVESSLLTGQNRLRINWTHSGRTFSWSFFPHRSTGVVHAFVVETTEQVNLEDQLRHSQRLEGIGRLAGGVAHEFSNLITVIRGQAQLLADLEGLSPKGREAMQQLLHGTERAAELTRQLQTFSRRNYVVSAPLQLNEILRNFGDLLRRTLGDHIQVVLETTEPLPLIAGDRNLLEQVLLNLAVNARDAMPQGGGLTLQTSVVDYPPDGCRSHPEARPGRYVRIAVTDTGAGIDPRLQPYLFDPFFTTKKRESANGLGLSTVYGIVKQHKGWIEVRSQLEQGSSFHVFLPVLDPVPEIEKSPVKAAACQTGPGKTVLVVEDEPAVRWTLKSMLEHEGYHILEASNPLEALAVWRDHRQEIDVLLTDLVMPSGISGQEMAKHFQEAKPELIVIYTSGYCIDSVARGLPLESGVNFLQKPFSARDFSFALAQQAGDLRDRRPDTLEADPGISE encoded by the coding sequence ATGCAAGCAAACGCTCCGACTGTAGAACCGCCGAGCCTGCACCTTTCAGATCTTCTGCTCGTCAATGCGAGGGAGGAGGATGCGGAGCTGTGGCTTCAACATCTCAAAGACTCGGGATGGCAAGGCAAGGCCACCCTGCTGACCAACCCGGCTGATATCCACGCGTCGTGCCAGCGACACATCTACCACGCCATCCTGCTGGATCAAGCTCACCCGCTGCTCACCTCGCATCTCACAGCCGAGCTTCTGCGCCGTCTCGGCGGACATCCGCCGGTCATCCTGGTCACCGACGCTCCAGGCGAAACTGGAGCGCTTGAGGGACTGGCTCATGGCGCCTTTGACTATGTGTTCCGTTCTTGCCTCAGTCGACTGCCCATCGCCACGCGGCGCGCCGTCGAGACCACGGATCTCAGGTTGAACCTGGCCGGGACGGACGATCAATTGGCGGAGGCAGAACAACGATTCCAAGCCCTGGCGGAACTCAATCCCGCGGGCATGGCTATCGAGAGCGCCGATGGCATCATGTATGCCAATCAGGCCTTGGCCGACCTGCTCAATGCGCCAACCCCACTCGATATTCTCGGCAAGAGTCTCCTCAGTTGGGTCTCCAACGAAGCCAGGGACTCCCTGCTGCAGCAACTGGGGCATCCCATAAGCTCGCAGGCTCCTCTGGTGCAGGATCTCACCCTCAGTACAGTTGACGGGGTTCCGTTGGAGGCGCGCCTGTACGCCACCGAGATCGGCTATCACGGCCAGCCCTCTCGACTCTACCTGCTGGAAGATCGACGCGAGCAGCGCCGAGTCGCAACCGCGATCTCCAACCTCGCAACCTTCGCTCAAGAAAACCCCAATCCCATTCTGATGTTTGGGTCGGACGGACGCCTCACTTACTATAACGACGCGGCGCTGGAAATGGCGAAATCCTTTGGTCGTGAGCATCCGGCCGCCTGCCTTCCGCCGCAGGTTCCAGCCCTGGTGGAGTCCTCGTTGCTGACTGGACAAAATCGCCTGCGAATCAATTGGACTCACAGCGGAAGAACCTTCTCGTGGTCGTTCTTCCCACATCGCTCCACCGGAGTGGTCCACGCCTTCGTCGTCGAGACCACCGAGCAGGTTAATCTGGAGGACCAGCTGCGACACTCCCAGAGGCTGGAGGGCATCGGCCGGCTGGCCGGCGGAGTGGCGCACGAGTTCAGTAATCTCATCACGGTCATTCGCGGACAAGCACAGCTGCTTGCCGACCTGGAAGGTCTGAGTCCCAAGGGCCGGGAGGCCATGCAGCAGCTTTTGCACGGGACGGAACGAGCCGCTGAACTCACTCGACAGCTGCAAACTTTCAGCCGACGGAACTACGTGGTTTCAGCCCCACTCCAGCTGAACGAGATTCTACGGAACTTCGGCGATTTGCTCCGTCGCACCCTCGGAGATCACATTCAGGTCGTGCTGGAGACGACCGAGCCCTTGCCTTTGATCGCCGGTGATCGAAATCTCCTGGAGCAGGTCCTGCTCAACTTGGCGGTGAACGCCCGCGACGCCATGCCTCAAGGGGGAGGCCTTACCCTGCAAACCTCGGTGGTGGATTATCCTCCGGACGGCTGCCGCTCCCACCCCGAGGCGCGCCCCGGCAGATATGTGCGAATCGCGGTGACGGATACCGGAGCGGGCATCGACCCTCGACTCCAGCCCTACCTCTTCGACCCCTTTTTTACCACCAAGAAGCGGGAGTCGGCCAATGGCCTGGGGCTGTCGACCGTCTATGGCATCGTGAAGCAACACAAGGGCTGGATCGAGGTTCGCAGCCAGCTGGAACAAGGCAGCAGTTTCCACGTCTTTCTGCCGGTTCTGGATCCGGTGCCGGAGATCGAGAAGTCCCCTGTCAAAGCCGCCGCGTGCCAGACTGGCCCCGGAAAGACGGTCCTGGTAGTCGAAGACGAACCCGCGGTCCGGTGGACGCTCAAGAGCATGCTGGAACACGAAGGCTATCACATCCTGGAAGCCTCAAACCCTTTGGAGGCGTTGGCCGTTTGGCGTGATCACCGTCAAGAGATCGACGTATTGCTCACGGATCTCGTCATGCCCAGCGGAATCAGCGGTCAAGAAATGGCCAAGCATTTTCAAGAAGCCAAGCCAGAGCTGATAGTCATCTACACCAGCGGCTACTGCATCGACAGCGTGGCGCGAGGGCTACCTCTTGAGTCGGGCGTCAATTTCCTTCAAAAGCCCTTCAGCGCCCGCGATTTTAGTTTCGCCTTGGCGCAGCAAGCGGGGGATCTGCGAGATCGCCGACCGGATACGCTCGAAGCAGATCCCGGGATCAGCGAATGA
- a CDS encoding MFS transporter, whose amino-acid sequence MHLYTIVAIPFVTQLLHVESTKDPAVGQYSSIIQAAFLVGWALGGGFFGRIGDKIGRSRALNLTILTYCLFTGLSFFAQTWWHLLIFRFLAALGIGGEWAVGASLISETWPKQWRHWMAAILQTGVNLGVLLATGVVWLVATISKEMQAEHTERFVFLAGILPALLTLWIRRHVPEPEEWHQAKRASKEKEPGIVDLFRGSVLPTTLRTLTTCAVTLTAHWAFLFWYVVHLRNLPEIQTWTADQKNVLASQAMFVVMGVSIFGNFLAAALARLIGYPRAIALLCAAYFAIMFAGYSKDRPLSELWWFLVGIGSCHGIFALFTMYLPPLFPTLLRTTGAGFCYNIGRIAAAIGTVVFGVLPAIKGTAAIGDYREALMYASFLFIPGCLIALTMPQLKHEPAASNTSTRRA is encoded by the coding sequence ATGCACCTCTACACGATCGTGGCGATTCCTTTCGTGACTCAACTGCTTCACGTGGAGAGCACCAAGGATCCTGCTGTTGGCCAATATAGCTCCATCATCCAGGCCGCTTTTCTGGTGGGGTGGGCTTTGGGTGGAGGTTTCTTCGGACGCATCGGTGACAAGATCGGCCGTAGCCGTGCCCTCAACCTCACGATTCTAACCTACTGCCTTTTCACGGGCCTGTCCTTTTTTGCCCAGACCTGGTGGCATCTGCTCATCTTCCGCTTTTTGGCCGCGTTGGGCATCGGGGGCGAGTGGGCCGTGGGGGCCTCCCTGATTTCTGAAACCTGGCCCAAGCAATGGCGACATTGGATGGCTGCCATTCTGCAGACCGGGGTAAACCTGGGGGTTCTGCTGGCCACGGGTGTGGTTTGGCTAGTCGCCACCATTTCCAAGGAGATGCAGGCGGAGCATACCGAACGGTTTGTATTCCTGGCAGGGATTCTTCCAGCCCTGCTGACGCTTTGGATCCGACGTCATGTTCCTGAGCCGGAAGAGTGGCACCAGGCCAAACGCGCGTCCAAGGAGAAGGAGCCGGGGATTGTCGACCTGTTTCGAGGATCGGTGCTTCCGACCACGTTGCGCACTCTCACGACCTGTGCCGTCACTCTGACCGCCCACTGGGCCTTTCTTTTCTGGTATGTGGTGCACTTGCGAAACTTGCCGGAGATTCAAACTTGGACCGCCGATCAGAAAAACGTGCTGGCGAGCCAGGCAATGTTCGTCGTGATGGGGGTGTCCATTTTTGGCAATTTCCTGGCGGCGGCCTTGGCCAGGCTCATCGGTTATCCGCGGGCCATCGCGTTGCTGTGCGCCGCCTACTTTGCCATCATGTTTGCGGGCTACTCGAAGGATCGTCCGTTGTCGGAGTTGTGGTGGTTCCTAGTCGGCATCGGATCCTGCCACGGGATCTTCGCCCTTTTTACCATGTACCTTCCACCCTTGTTTCCCACGCTCTTGCGCACCACCGGCGCTGGGTTTTGCTACAATATCGGCCGGATCGCCGCCGCCATTGGCACCGTGGTATTCGGTGTTCTGCCCGCCATTAAGGGCACGGCTGCCATTGGCGACTATCGCGAAGCCTTGATGTATGCCAGCTTCCTGTTCATTCCCGGCTGCCTGATCGCCTTGACGATGCCTCAGCTCAAGCACGAGCCAGCTGCAAGCAACACCTCCACCCGCCGAGCCTGA
- a CDS encoding PAS domain S-box protein, translating to MRSRAPAVSPVKLFFKVILVVFLAEAGVMIVLSRFPPMSHALEAVVDASALSVILSPCLWWWLVVESRRRQTVERELEFQRHALDLHALVSETDAAGRITYASDLFCDVSGYAREELLGCKHSIVNSGHHPGEFWKDMYAELARIGVWHGEICNRAKGGHLYWVSSTIVAFRDGSGKITRYVGIRTEITKRKLVEQELERSRANAEAATRAKSEFLAVMSHEIRTPMNAVLGFTDLLTETPLTDIQKDFVRTIRQSGASLLTLINDILDYSKIEAGKLNLELMPFDLRETCEAVLGLLVSKAYSKGLEIALVAPPAPLALVADPTRVRQILTNLVGNAIKFTSAGYVRVEIRVLPRVGQPTAGGRVQVRVSDSGIGIPLAKQHLLFQKFTQTDTSTTRKYGGTGLGLAISKQLVEIMGGTIGVESEVGRGACFWFDFALPDSPIDLPEAAFPPSLHLPNGVLSISASAPHQEAVEAMLAGWGVKCVAAQSSAEAMERWREAEREGRLFDVVLFQVVTLGSEANRGVESLRSDLNVAPGRIVLCQPAGQELDGYLNLRTPLLRPETLAAALAQASQSGSNKSAAAA from the coding sequence ATGAGATCCCGCGCACCAGCCGTTTCGCCGGTTAAACTCTTCTTTAAGGTCATCCTGGTGGTCTTCCTGGCGGAGGCTGGCGTCATGATCGTGCTGTCCAGGTTCCCGCCGATGAGTCATGCCTTGGAGGCTGTGGTGGATGCGAGCGCGCTCTCGGTCATACTATCCCCCTGTCTGTGGTGGTGGCTGGTGGTGGAATCGCGTCGGCGCCAGACGGTGGAGAGGGAGTTGGAGTTCCAGCGCCACGCGTTGGATCTGCATGCGCTGGTGTCCGAGACCGATGCCGCTGGCAGAATTACCTATGCGAGCGATCTGTTCTGTGACGTCAGCGGGTATGCGCGTGAGGAACTACTGGGATGCAAGCATAGCATCGTGAATTCAGGACACCATCCCGGCGAGTTCTGGAAGGACATGTATGCCGAACTGGCTCGCATCGGGGTATGGCATGGTGAGATCTGCAATCGGGCTAAAGGTGGTCATCTCTATTGGGTTTCCTCCACCATCGTGGCCTTTAGGGATGGCTCTGGGAAGATCACTCGGTATGTAGGGATTCGGACCGAGATTACCAAGCGGAAGTTGGTGGAGCAGGAATTGGAACGCTCGCGTGCCAACGCGGAGGCGGCCACTCGGGCCAAAAGCGAGTTCCTGGCGGTGATGAGTCACGAGATCCGCACTCCCATGAACGCCGTGCTCGGGTTTACCGACTTGCTGACCGAGACGCCCCTTACCGACATCCAAAAGGACTTCGTTAGAACGATCCGGCAATCGGGGGCATCCTTGTTGACGCTCATCAACGATATCCTCGATTACTCCAAGATCGAGGCAGGCAAGCTCAACCTGGAGTTGATGCCTTTCGATCTACGTGAGACCTGCGAAGCGGTGCTCGGGCTTCTCGTTTCAAAGGCCTACAGCAAGGGGCTCGAGATCGCTTTGGTGGCCCCTCCCGCTCCGCTGGCGTTGGTGGCGGATCCGACTCGGGTGCGGCAAATCCTGACCAATCTCGTTGGCAATGCCATCAAGTTCACCTCTGCCGGCTATGTCCGGGTGGAAATTCGGGTATTGCCCCGCGTTGGCCAGCCCACCGCCGGAGGCCGGGTGCAAGTCCGAGTCTCCGACAGCGGCATTGGGATTCCTTTGGCGAAACAGCATCTGTTGTTTCAGAAGTTCACGCAGACCGACACTTCAACCACCCGCAAGTACGGGGGGACCGGGCTCGGGCTAGCCATTAGTAAACAGTTAGTTGAGATCATGGGGGGAACGATCGGCGTGGAAAGCGAAGTGGGGAGAGGTGCTTGTTTTTGGTTTGATTTCGCGCTGCCCGATTCCCCGATCGACCTGCCCGAAGCCGCTTTTCCTCCGTCGCTCCATCTACCCAACGGAGTGCTCTCCATCAGCGCATCCGCTCCGCATCAGGAGGCCGTTGAGGCCATGCTGGCGGGATGGGGAGTGAAGTGTGTGGCTGCCCAGAGTTCCGCCGAAGCCATGGAGCGTTGGCGTGAGGCGGAGCGCGAAGGTCGGCTGTTCGATGTGGTCTTGTTCCAGGTTGTCACTCTGGGCTCGGAAGCCAACCGGGGCGTCGAATCGTTGCGGAGCGACCTGAACGTGGCACCTGGACGGATCGTTTTGTGCCAACCGGCTGGGCAAGAGTTGGACGGCTATTTGAACCTGCGTACCCCGTTGCTCCGTCCGGAAACCCTGGCGGCGGCTCTCGCTCAAGCCAGCCAGAGCGGTTCGAACAAAAGCGCTGCCGCCGCCTGA